The Saxibacter everestensis genome has a window encoding:
- a CDS encoding ROK family glucokinase: MRTISSEQLGLGVDIGGTKIATGLVDPAGTLLKSSRKPTPADDPKALLEVLIAEIRAFADEYPVESVGIAAAGFVNAARSTVMFAPNIAWRDENLKEPVEQATGLPVVVENDANAAGWAEFQFGGGRDAEDLVLLTLGTGLGGAIIAEGELLRGGFGMAAELGHLRLVPNGILCGCGNRGCWEKYTSGSALTASAQQLAAANSPEAERFRAAIGAEGDDITGELVSKAAAQGNREAAELLAGLGEWLGVGIAQLAAVLDPSLVVIGGGLSEVGELLLKPARDALREHLPARAKRPELALSVATLGGDAGMIGAADLGLLASRGSGVGRGAGSSAG, translated from the coding sequence ATGCGTACTATTTCTTCCGAACAGCTCGGTCTTGGCGTGGATATCGGCGGCACCAAGATCGCCACCGGGCTCGTCGACCCGGCGGGCACTCTGCTGAAATCGAGCCGGAAGCCGACGCCGGCGGATGATCCGAAGGCATTGCTTGAGGTTCTGATCGCCGAAATCCGTGCTTTCGCCGACGAATACCCGGTGGAAAGCGTAGGGATCGCGGCCGCCGGATTTGTGAACGCGGCGCGGTCCACCGTGATGTTCGCGCCGAATATTGCCTGGCGGGACGAGAACCTGAAGGAACCGGTGGAGCAGGCGACTGGCCTTCCGGTCGTGGTTGAAAACGATGCCAACGCCGCCGGGTGGGCCGAGTTCCAGTTCGGCGGTGGCCGGGACGCCGAAGATCTGGTGCTGCTGACCCTCGGCACCGGGCTCGGCGGGGCGATCATCGCAGAAGGTGAGCTGCTTCGAGGCGGGTTTGGAATGGCTGCCGAGCTTGGACATCTTAGGCTCGTTCCGAACGGCATCCTCTGCGGCTGCGGGAATCGCGGCTGCTGGGAGAAGTACACCTCCGGTTCGGCCCTTACCGCGTCTGCACAGCAGCTCGCCGCGGCGAACAGCCCGGAAGCGGAGCGATTCCGGGCGGCGATCGGAGCGGAAGGTGATGACATCACCGGCGAGCTGGTGTCGAAAGCTGCTGCGCAGGGGAACCGGGAGGCAGCCGAGCTGCTAGCCGGCCTCGGTGAATGGCTGGGCGTCGGCATCGCACAGCTCGCAGCCGTACTCGATCCAAGCCTCGTCGTGATTGGCGGGGGACTTTCCGAGGTTGGCGAACTGCTGCTGAAGCCTGCCCGCGACGCGCTGCGCGAACATTTACCGGCTCGGGCCAAACGGCCGGAACTTGCCCTCTCGGTGGCGACACTTGGGGGTGACGCCGGAATGATTGGCGCCGCCGACCTAGGCCTTCTCGCCTCGCGAGGTTCCGGCGTCGGCCGTGGGGCAGGAAGCAGCGCCGGCTAG